A single Streptomyces sp. 2114.4 DNA region contains:
- a CDS encoding tubulin-like doman-containing protein has product MKIFQPMLFVGLGGTGGLVGAELERKLRAELCGPDGVALSHLSGHAPYQLPDCLQFVYADYSESDLQRLPQFNVDPSLRAAYARTSRATHNLLPNFDSSPEVTKMLRASLRDEVSGWLPPRIDEPKVTPLHNGAGQLPTVGRAALFATLRHSLAPVLEPLLQAIDAIAKSAGELSELGGGKVNGCDVFVAFSVAGGTGAGIFLDYLHLINHAFQLRRFDGVKIYPLVVMPSSFSSAAGGGREAELNSARALVDLFRLVDGQNAPTEGAEIGDLDHDSGLGIRYPGTTPVRLRTGILPTAFLFSPTAGIRQDDLRRSIVSLVMSLIGTELGDGRSRGRTTAADDDYQTFAASFINRGVHRSAMSPTGIGRQGVSTSLVASMTAPMDQLADLVAGRLLREAVTDLVERPRTALRDTAVPMIRQLFADSHLEELWERPQLPVPEPDPLPRGSRAIEQALGERIADMQRLLSDLQSIADRQTASMADRFAPRPAIDKLLQTVDPFLAERVVRGVPDSDEPIVRAGFLGMLNSRSVAPQRPPGVTEQPPKTPRIKGRMAGMSPARWGDDDVQAALQEQDTWYQWRSRILWHEAWREQQQRWQPQADAAGTDLGRLVNAFRKHCDQERKVSAQKGLELYEDRTGISYLLPPQRTLNHFYEDLVTRLIRREGLRDHDDEATLLLKMVDGDTWRTVHSLSRRSPDSAVALVKAQLEGRITRLFAEGGEHLEERPLLPSMSTLLAAAAGDADATDHVSKEALDLFGRKLTGLLPVGFTPEGTGPLRVLVTHPRVQAVEEVQEYLGKALRLPSDAKNSVEYRGVESDSITVVLFRSEMSLTQVPEARKVLRQWARAKDSEQAQDVLRWRQRLGFRDSWMVSSEEDRRAILHRLLCCMWNGQVDVVDGDLASPDRVRLRLFPETGDNVPGVRLRLGDFPGGVSSWAELLRAYERWTVLDDERIVEDYCRELMGAQPLGLARSGSAPHPLFVELVEKIAPRQLELLTDRRERGGERVEGWVRPLWEFWAETLPAALDTEFGDQRAVQPTLRTLLEHVRGGTPKPRVRKELSEPRRAVSDDDDWGTAPRASAGAYQDGRDERARRAAVDDHDDGYGATHGDGATHGDGVTYGDGVTHGDGVTHGDGATYDDERRRSSGERDRVNGHVGSADRPWAPWDDPGTARPDGGTDDRGSDRARRNPWDGDAE; this is encoded by the coding sequence ATGAAGATCTTCCAGCCGATGCTCTTCGTCGGCCTGGGCGGCACCGGTGGCCTGGTCGGTGCCGAACTCGAACGCAAGCTGCGCGCCGAGCTGTGCGGTCCGGACGGCGTCGCACTCAGCCACCTCAGCGGCCACGCCCCTTACCAGCTGCCCGACTGCCTCCAGTTCGTGTACGCGGACTACAGCGAGTCCGACCTGCAGCGGCTGCCCCAGTTCAATGTGGACCCGTCGCTGCGCGCCGCGTACGCCCGTACCTCCCGGGCCACCCACAACCTGCTGCCGAACTTCGACAGTTCACCGGAGGTGACCAAGATGCTGCGGGCGAGCCTGCGGGACGAGGTCTCCGGCTGGCTGCCGCCGCGCATCGACGAGCCGAAGGTCACCCCGCTCCACAACGGCGCGGGGCAACTGCCCACCGTCGGGCGCGCCGCCCTGTTCGCCACGCTCCGGCACAGCCTCGCGCCGGTGCTGGAACCCCTCCTCCAGGCGATCGACGCGATCGCCAAATCCGCCGGGGAGCTGAGCGAGCTCGGCGGCGGCAAGGTCAACGGCTGCGATGTGTTCGTCGCCTTCTCGGTCGCGGGAGGCACCGGCGCCGGGATCTTCCTGGACTACCTGCACTTGATCAACCACGCCTTCCAGCTGCGCCGCTTCGACGGGGTGAAGATCTACCCGCTGGTCGTGATGCCGTCCTCGTTCTCCTCCGCCGCCGGCGGCGGACGGGAGGCGGAGCTCAACTCGGCGCGTGCTCTGGTCGACCTGTTCCGGCTGGTGGACGGGCAGAACGCGCCGACGGAGGGAGCGGAGATCGGCGACCTGGACCATGACTCCGGTCTGGGCATCCGCTACCCGGGCACGACACCGGTCCGGCTGCGGACCGGCATCCTGCCCACCGCGTTCCTGTTCAGCCCGACCGCGGGCATCCGCCAGGACGACCTGCGCCGCTCCATCGTCTCCCTGGTGATGTCACTGATCGGCACCGAGCTGGGCGACGGCCGCTCCCGGGGCCGGACGACCGCGGCCGACGACGACTACCAGACGTTCGCCGCGAGCTTCATCAACCGGGGGGTGCACCGCAGCGCCATGTCCCCCACCGGCATCGGCCGGCAGGGGGTCTCCACCAGCCTGGTGGCCTCCATGACCGCCCCCATGGACCAACTGGCCGACCTGGTGGCCGGCCGGCTGCTGCGGGAGGCGGTCACCGATCTGGTGGAGCGGCCGCGTACCGCGCTGCGGGACACCGCGGTGCCGATGATCCGGCAGTTGTTCGCCGACTCCCATCTCGAAGAACTCTGGGAGCGCCCGCAGTTGCCCGTACCGGAGCCCGACCCGCTGCCGCGCGGCAGCCGGGCCATCGAGCAGGCGCTCGGCGAACGCATCGCGGACATGCAGCGGCTGCTGTCCGACCTCCAGTCCATCGCCGACCGGCAGACCGCCTCGATGGCCGACCGGTTCGCCCCGCGCCCCGCCATCGACAAGCTCCTCCAGACCGTGGACCCCTTCCTCGCCGAGCGCGTCGTGCGGGGCGTCCCGGACAGCGACGAACCGATCGTCCGGGCCGGGTTCCTGGGCATGCTCAACAGCCGCTCCGTCGCCCCCCAACGCCCGCCGGGGGTGACCGAGCAGCCGCCCAAGACCCCCCGGATCAAGGGCCGGATGGCCGGTATGTCGCCGGCCCGCTGGGGCGACGACGACGTGCAGGCGGCCCTCCAGGAGCAGGACACCTGGTACCAGTGGCGCAGCCGGATCCTGTGGCATGAGGCCTGGCGGGAGCAGCAGCAGCGCTGGCAGCCCCAGGCGGACGCGGCCGGGACCGACCTCGGGCGCCTGGTCAACGCCTTCCGCAAACACTGCGACCAGGAGCGCAAGGTGTCCGCGCAGAAGGGCCTCGAACTGTACGAGGACCGCACCGGGATCTCCTATCTGCTGCCACCGCAGCGCACCCTCAACCACTTCTACGAGGACCTGGTCACCCGGCTGATCCGCCGGGAGGGGCTGCGCGACCACGACGACGAGGCCACGCTCCTGCTCAAGATGGTCGACGGGGACACCTGGCGCACGGTCCACTCGCTCAGCCGCCGCAGCCCCGACAGCGCGGTGGCACTCGTCAAGGCACAGCTGGAAGGCCGCATCACCCGCCTGTTCGCCGAGGGCGGCGAACACCTGGAGGAGCGCCCGCTGCTGCCGTCCATGAGCACCCTGCTGGCCGCCGCCGCGGGCGACGCGGACGCCACCGACCACGTCAGCAAGGAGGCGCTGGACCTGTTCGGCCGCAAACTGACCGGGCTGCTGCCGGTGGGCTTCACCCCGGAGGGCACCGGGCCGCTGCGGGTCCTGGTCACGCACCCGCGCGTGCAGGCCGTGGAGGAGGTGCAGGAGTATCTGGGCAAGGCGCTGCGGCTGCCCTCCGACGCCAAGAACTCCGTGGAGTACCGGGGGGTGGAGAGCGATTCGATCACCGTGGTCCTCTTCCGCAGCGAAATGAGCCTCACCCAGGTGCCCGAGGCCCGCAAGGTGCTGCGGCAGTGGGCCAGGGCGAAGGACTCCGAGCAGGCCCAGGACGTGCTGCGGTGGCGTCAGCGGCTCGGGTTCCGGGACAGCTGGATGGTCAGCAGCGAGGAGGACCGCCGCGCCATCCTCCACCGGCTGCTGTGCTGCATGTGGAACGGCCAGGTGGACGTGGTGGACGGCGACTTGGCGTCGCCGGACCGCGTGCGGCTGAGGCTGTTCCCCGAAACGGGCGACAACGTGCCCGGCGTCCGGCTGCGGCTCGGTGACTTCCCCGGCGGCGTGTCGAGCTGGGCGGAGCTGCTGCGGGCGTACGAACGCTGGACCGTCCTCGACGACGAACGGATCGTCGAGGACTACTGCCGCGAACTGATGGGGGCTCAGCCGCTGGGTCTCGCCAGGAGCGGCAGCGCACCGCACCCGCTCTTCGTCGAACTGGTCGAGAAGATCGCCCCGCGCCAGCTGGAACTGCTGACGGACCGCCGGGAGCGCGGCGGCGAGCGGGTCGAGGGCTGGGTGCGGCCGCTGTGGGAGTTCTGGGCGGAGACGCTGCCGGCCGCTCTGGACACCGAGTTCGGGGACCAGCGTGCCGTCCAGCCGACCCTGCGCACGCTGCTGGAGCACGTACGCGGCGGAACGCCGAAGCCGCGTGTCCGCAAGGAGCTTTCGGAACCCCGGCGTGCCGTGTCCGATGACGACGACTGGGGCACCGCACCGCGCGCCTCGGCAGGCGCGTACCAGGACGGCCGCGATGAGCGTGCGCGGCGCGCGGCGGTGGACGACCACGACGACGGGTACGGCGCGACGCACGGCGACGGCGCGACGCACGGCGACGGCGTGACGTACGGCGACGGCGTGACGCACGGCGACGGCGTGACGCACGGCGACGGCGCGACGTACGACGACGAGAGGCGGCGCTCCTCCGGGGAACGGGACCGCGTCAACGGGCACGTGGGCAGCGCCGACCGGCCGTGGGCGCCCTGGGACGACCCCGGCACCGCCCGCCCGGACGGCGGCACCGACGACCGCGGCAGCGACCGCGCACGCCGCAACCCCTGGGACGGTGATGCGGAGTGA